GAAAAATGGCCGGCTTTACAATAGGTGAAAAAGTCAACGAAAAAATGGCCATAATCCATGTTGAAAAGGGAGATCCGGAGTATAAGGGCATTTATGCCTTTATTAACAAAGAATTTGCCGAAAGAAATTTTTCTGAGGTAGAATTTTTAAACAGGGAGGAAGACCTAGGAATAGAAGGCTTGAGAAAAGTCAAAAGTTCCTATCATCCTGTACGGCTGGAAAAGAAATATATTGTAGATTTACAGTAGGAGGCGTACCATGAGAAACTTACTTGCAGGAAAAAGAGTGAAGCTGACGGCCATCAAGGAGTTTGAGCTTGACATTGTAGAAGGCTGGTTTAATAATGTGGAATTCTTAAGATATTATGACTATCTTCCTGCTCTTCCCATGTCGCGCAATACGGTAAAAGAACTTATAGAGGGTTTTGAAAACAACGATAAATATTTATTTGCGGTAAGGTCTAATGATGACGGAAAGATAGTAGGCATAGCAGGCTTTGATGATATAATCTGGAGCAGCGGTGTTGCTACCATTTTTATCGGTATTGGCGACGATAATTATAAAGGAAAAGGAATAGGCCGGGAAGCCATAAGACTTATGCTGGATTTCGGCTTTAATGAGTTTAATTTTTATAGAATACAGTTAAATGTATTGGCTTACAATGAGCCTGCCATAAGGTTGTATGAAGGCGCCGGCTTTATAATGGAAGGTGCCTTGAGGGATTTTGTCTTGCGGGACGGAAAAAGGCATGACCTTTATATGTATGGCTTGTTAAAGCCCGAATGGATAAACAGAAACAATAATACGAATAAAAATTTATAAATTGAAAAAGTTTCCATCAGATTTCCTGTGAATAATTTACCTGTAATTAATAAATCCTTAATACTTCAATGTAAATAAATGTTATTATTGTTTATAGATATTATAAAAGAAACGAGGAATATACTATGTTCGGTAAATTTACCCGTCAGGAAAAAAGCTGGATAATGTATGATTGGGCAAACTCGGCATATTCCGCTATCGTTACGGCATCCGTTTTGCCCATATTTTTTAAAAGCATAGCTAGAAATGCGGGCGTAAGTGCCAATATGGCAGATTCCTACTGGGGATATGCCACATCAGCCGCCACCCTTATAATTGCCTTGATGGCTCCTGTTTTGGGAACCATAGGGGATTATAAAAATATGAAAATGAAAATGTTTAAAGTATTTTTAGGAGTTGGCGTGTTATCCACCGGATTCCTTGCTTTAAAAGAACACTGGGTTTATTTGCTGGTGCTTTATATGGTCAGTGTTGTAGGTTTTACAGGAGCCAATCTTTTTTATGATGCCTTTATAGTGGATGTGACCGCCGAAGACCGTATGGACCTTGTATCTACCTACGGATTTGCATTGGGATATATAGGCGGCAGCACCATTCCTTTTGTCGCTTCCATAGCTCTTATTATGTTCGGGCCTAAAATAGGGATTCCAACTTCCGTCGCCACCAGATTTTCCTTTATTATAACGGTAGTTTGGTGGATACTCTTTTCCATACCCATCCTTAAGGATGTAAAACAGTCCTACTATGTTGAAGAAGAAAAACATATAGTTATAAACAGCTTCAGGAGGATTTTTGATACCTTTAAAAACATACGCCGATACAAGCATATTTTTCTTTTCCTTCTTGCATACTTTTTCTATATTGACGGGGTAAATACCATAATCCACATGGCGTCTGTCTATGGAGACAGCGTAGGAATTGACAGCAATACACTGCTTATAGCCCTTCTTGCTACTCAGATAGTAGCTTTCCCATGCGCCATTATTTACGGAAAGCTGGCAGAAAGAGTGGGAAACAGCAAGATGATTCTGACAGGCATTATAACTTATATTATAATCTGTATCGTGGCTTACAGGATGAAAACTGTAGTTGAGTTCTGGATATTAGCAATGCTTGTAGCTACTTCTCAAGGTGGAATCCAGGCATTATCCCGATCATACTTCAGTAAAATGATACCAAAGGAAAAAGCAAACGAATTTTTCGGTTTCTATGATATATTCGGTAAATTTGCAGCCATAATGGGTCCCGCCCTATACGCTTTTTTCAGCCAGATAACCGGCCACTCCCGCTATGGTGTTTTAAGCGTCATGCTATTATTCCTGGTCGGCGGTACACTATTTATCTACAGTACCGTTAAATACCCGCATTCCTCTTGAATGTAGGATTAGGCTTATTATCAAGGTTAAAATACAATCAATTAAATTATGGGTGAAAGAATTAAATATTAGAGGTGTTTACTAGCAAAAAGTCAGGAGAACATTGCGGCCGGAAAGCTCTTTGCTATCAGAGGCTATGACTAGTTTCGGCAGTCGGGGTTGTAGAGTATGGCGTTGAGTTCGCTGCCTATGAAGATGATGATGCTGTTCCAGTAAAGCCAGATTAAAAGGGCGACGGCAGTGCCGATGCTGCCGTAGGTTCTGGAGAAATTGCTGAAATAATTTACATATAACTCAAAGGCTGCGGAGAGAATGACCCAGCCTGCGGTTGCAAGGACAGAGCCCGGCAATACCCCTTTTATTGTGAGTTTGCAGTTTGGAATGTATAGATAAAAAAATATAAAGACCAGAAGTAAAGTTAATAGTGCCATGATGTAACGCAATATATCCCAAATTATATTAAAGCTTTGGGGAATAGATAAAAAATTTAAAATATGCCTTCCCAGCACTTCTCCGAAGACCACAAGTATAATAGATAATATTAATATTAAAGATAATGCCAGAGTAAACAAGATTGACAGAGCCCGGACCATTAAGAATGGCCGGGTTTCTTTGCGCCTATAAGCTCTGTTCATTCCGTACATAAATGAAAGAACTCCTGTGGAGGCACTCCAAATTGTGCCTATTATGCCTAAAGATATAAAAGCCCTATTTCTGGTTTCCATTATATTGTTTATCAAATCCACAATGAGT
This is a stretch of genomic DNA from Oxobacter pfennigii. It encodes these proteins:
- a CDS encoding GNAT family N-acetyltransferase: MRNLLAGKRVKLTAIKEFELDIVEGWFNNVEFLRYYDYLPALPMSRNTVKELIEGFENNDKYLFAVRSNDDGKIVGIAGFDDIIWSSGVATIFIGIGDDNYKGKGIGREAIRLMLDFGFNEFNFYRIQLNVLAYNEPAIRLYEGAGFIMEGALRDFVLRDGKRHDLYMYGLLKPEWINRNNNTNKNL
- a CDS encoding MFS transporter, which gives rise to MFGKFTRQEKSWIMYDWANSAYSAIVTASVLPIFFKSIARNAGVSANMADSYWGYATSAATLIIALMAPVLGTIGDYKNMKMKMFKVFLGVGVLSTGFLALKEHWVYLLVLYMVSVVGFTGANLFYDAFIVDVTAEDRMDLVSTYGFALGYIGGSTIPFVASIALIMFGPKIGIPTSVATRFSFIITVVWWILFSIPILKDVKQSYYVEEEKHIVINSFRRIFDTFKNIRRYKHIFLFLLAYFFYIDGVNTIIHMASVYGDSVGIDSNTLLIALLATQIVAFPCAIIYGKLAERVGNSKMILTGIITYIIICIVAYRMKTVVEFWILAMLVATSQGGIQALSRSYFSKMIPKEKANEFFGFYDIFGKFAAIMGPALYAFFSQITGHSRYGVLSVMLLFLVGGTLFIYSTVKYPHSS
- a CDS encoding YihY/virulence factor BrkB family protein; translation: MCFMKWKTVLNKLYKNFMADEITALSAQVAYYLILSFFPFLIFTVTLISYTNLVDMEKLSILSEFIPGNVYGLIVDLINNIMETRNRAFISLGIIGTIWSASTGVLSFMYGMNRAYRRKETRPFLMVRALSILFTLALSLILILSIILVVFGEVLGRHILNFLSIPQSFNIIWDILRYIMALLTLLLVFIFFYLYIPNCKLTIKGVLPGSVLATAGWVILSAAFELYVNYFSNFSRTYGSIGTAVALLIWLYWNSIIIFIGSELNAILYNPDCRN